A stretch of DNA from Thermotoga sp.:
TGGTGTTAACCGCTTCCCTTATCTGTCGTTTTAGAAGCTCAAGCCCGGGAACCGTGCTCAGTTCGCTCTTCTCTTTGCTCAGAAAGATCATCATGAGGACATCCATGATCTCGTCTTCCTTTTCCGCTATGGCTGCCCTGCAGGCATCACTGCCAACGGTGAAGGAAAGGGAGTCTATCACAACAACATCCCTTCCGCCCTTCAAGAGAAATGTCTTGTTCTCACCTGACTGAATGAGAATCGCCTTTATCTCAACCGGCGTCGACAGTGTGCCCTCACCTTGTCCACCCTGATTTGTCCCAAGAAACATGGGAAGCAGAAAGTACACGGCAAGTGATACAATGAAGGGTATCACGATGCTCATGATCAACGACGAAATTCCCCGACGCCTGGGTTGTTCCTCTTCTCTTCTTTCTTCTTCGGCCATCTTCTCACCTCACACCTTCTCTCTCTTTATGAGGATGTCTATCCTCCTGAACTCCCTTCTCAACCTTTCCAGTTCTTGTTGATATCTTTCTTCCAGCTCTTTCATCTTTACCTCCCACTCAGAGCGAGAGATCTCACCGTTTCTGAGCTTTTCGTTGAGCAGGGTTTTCTCTGCGTTTATCTCGTTCTCAAGGTCTTTTATTTTTTTCTT
This window harbors:
- a CDS encoding flagellar basal body-associated protein FliL, coding for MAEEERREEEQPRRRGISSLIMSIVIPFIVSLAVYFLLPMFLGTNQGGQGEGTLSTPVEIKAILIQSGENKTFLLKGGRDVVVIDSLSFTVGSDACRAAIAEKEDEIMDVLMMIFLSKEKSELSTVPGLELLKRQIREAVNTITGFVGDREKYGVLNVYLYIKAFATTE